The following DNA comes from Rhodanobacter sp. AS-Z3.
CGGTGCGGCGGTGGGCAAGGACGAACTGCTGGCTGAATGCGTGGAGCAGGTCTTTGAACTGCTTCAGGCGCGCAAGGAACGCTGATGGCCGACTCTGGCAAGCACGGCAAAATGCTGATCCTCGCCTTTGCAGATTCCAAGGCCGCGGAGAACGGTGGGTTGGCCGAGGCCGACGCTTCCTTCGAGGCGCTGATCAATCCGGAGACTTACACGCTGTCCTACAAGCTGAAGTTCTCCGAAGGCGGGCAAGGGCAGGGCAGCAGCGGCAAGCAGCTGAAGTACGAATACACCGAGCCGTCGGAGATGGCTTTCGAGTTCCTGTTCGACAACACCGGCATCATCGATGGCGAAGCGCGCGATTCGATCGCCGATGATCTGGCCACATTCAAGAAAATCCTCATCGACTATCAGGGCGACGCGCACGAGCCGCGACATTTCAAGCTGGTATGGGGCAAGAACTCGATCTTCAAAGGCCGCGTCACCGCGGTGGACATTCTCTACAAACTATTCAAGTCCGACGGCACGCCGATCCGCGCCACCGCCAAGGTGACCTTCAAAAGCAGCATCGAGGAAGAAAAGCGCGCCGCCAAGGAGGACAAACAGTCAGCCGACCTGACCCATGTGCGGCGGGTGAAGCTGGGGGACACGCTGCCACTGTTGTGCAAGCAGATCTATGGCGATCCGCGCTATTACCTGCAGGTAGCGGACCGTAATGACCTGAGCAACTTCCGCCACCTGACACCGGGCATGACGTTGCACTTTCCGCCGATCGCCAAGACTCAAGGCCAGGGACCGGGAGACACTACGTGAGCGACCCATCCACTGTTCCGACTCCGGCCACCCCGGATGTCTGCACCGTCGAGATCCTGATCGACGGCCAGGCAATCCCCGGAACCCTGCATGTGCAGTCGGTGACGGTGATCCGGGAGCTCAACCGGATACCCTCGGCCGTGTTGCAGATTGACGATGGTGAAGCGTCTACGGGCAGCTTTCCAGCCAGCGACGGCGATCTGTTCGCGCCGGGCAAGAGCATCGAGATCCAGTTTGGCTACCGCTCGCAAAACACCAAAGTGTTCAAAGGCAAGGTGGTCAAGCAGCGCCTGAAGGTGCGCAAAAACGGCAGCACGTTGAGCGTGGACTGCTACGCCGATGCAGTGAAGATGACCACCTCGCGGAAGAGCAAGTACTTCGTCGAGCAGAAGGACAGCGACATTGCTGGCGCTTTGCTGGATGCGCACGGCCTGGCCAACGACGTCGAAGCGACTACGCCCGACCTGAAGGAAGTCGTGCAATACGAAGCCAGCGACTGGGATTTCCTGCTTTGCCGCGCCGAGGCGAATGGGCAGGTGGTGCTGGTCGGCGACGACAAGGTCTCCGTGGCCAAGCCCAAATTCGGCAGCACACCGGTGCTGAAGCTTGGCTACGGCAGCACGGTGCTGGAGCTGGACGTGGAAATGGATGCCCGCTGGCAGAGCAAGGGTATCCAGGCGTTGAGCTGGAACGCGGCCGACCAGGAGGCCATTCATGCCGATGCCACCGAACCATCGCCACCGGCCGCCGGCAATATCCCCGCCACCGATCTGGCCAAGGTGGTTGGCGATGACGTGGACGACATCTTCCACGGCGGCGCGCTCGACGAAGCGCAGCTGCAAGCCTGGGCTGATGCACGCCTGCAGCGGATGCGTCTGGCGCGTCTGCGCGGTCGCGCGCGTTGCCAGGGTTTCGCTGGCGTGGCACCCGATCAGGTGGTGCAGATTGACGGTATTGGCCAGCGCTTCCAGGGCAAGTTGTATGTATCCGGCGTGCGCCAGACCGTGGCTGGCGGCAACTGGGAAACCGACGTGCAGTTTGGTCTTGGCCACGAGACTTTCGCCGAGACCCATGAGCTGCGTCCGCTGCCCGCCGGTGGGTTGCTGCCAGCGGTAGCTGGCCTGCAGATCGGCGTGGTCACTCAGCTGGAAAGCGACCCTGCCGGCGAGGACCGCATCAAGTGCCGTCTGCCGCTGGTCTCCAGCAGTGAAGACGGCATCTGGGCGCGGCTGGCCACGCTCGATGCTGGCAAGGGGCGCGGCACGTACTTTCGTCCGGAGATCGGCGACGAAGTCATCGTCGGTTTTCTTGGCGATGATCCACGCTATGCCGTGGTGCTGGGTCAATGCCACAGCAGTGCGCATCCGGCGCCGGAACCAGCCAAGGACGCCAACCAGCACAAGGGTTACGTCAGCCGCGAAAAACTGAAGCTCACCTTCGACGACGAGAAAAAAGTGATCGGTCTGGAAACCCCGGCCGGCAACAAGATCCGCTTGTCCGAAGACGCCAAGGGCATCGTGCTCCAGGACCAGAACGGCAACAGCATCACGCTCGACGGTGACGGCATCACCATCGAGAGCGCCAAGGACCTGGTGTTCAAGGCGAAGAAGGACGTGAAATTCTCCGGCACCAATATCGAACTGAGCGCCAGCAGCGGCTTCAAGGCCTCCGGCACCGGCACGGTCGAGGTGTCGGGGGCGCAAACCAAGATCAGCGGTGATGCAACCACCGTGATCAAGGGCGGAATCGTGCAGATCAACTAATGGCGCTGCGTCTGCTCACGCAGACGTGGCATGGATGAATACAAAGGACGGAATCGGGCCATGGGATTCGCTGCAAGAGTGACCGACATGATCGTCAGCACCGCCACCTCGAGCATGCCGGTGCCGATCATTCCGCCGGGAGATCTGACCGTATTGATTGGTGGCCTGCCAGCGGCGCGGATGAGCGATGGCTGCGGTGTGGACGTGGTGCTGCTGGGTTCGATGACGGTAATGATCGGCGGCCTGCCAGCGGCGCGCATCGGTGATCCCACTGGCGCCGGTGGCATGGTCACTGCGCCCGGCTGTCTTACCGTGTTGATCGGAGGCTGAGCTCATGGAGCTGGATTTCCTCGGTCGCGGCTGGTCGTTTCCGCCGGATTTCAGCGGAGCGATACCGGGCGTGGCGATGCTGGAAGACGAAGCGGATGTCGCCTCGAGCCTGCACGTGCTGTTGAGCACGCGACCGGGCGAGCGAGTGATGCAGCCCGACTACGGCTGCAACTTGAGCGAGCTGCTGTTCGAGAGTCTGGATACGCGGATCAAGACGCTGATCGCCGACAAGATCGAATCCGCGGTGCTGTATTTCGAGTCACGCGTGACGCTGAACCAGGTGACTCTTGATGACAGCGACATTGCCGAAGGCGTGGTGCTGATCCAGTTGGCCTACACGGTGAAATCGACCAACTCGCGCTTCAACTTCGTTTACCCGTATTACATCCGCGAAGGCACCGACATCAATCTCACTACGACCAACCTGTTGCCGGACAACAGCTGACGTCATGACCAACGACTGCTCCCACAACGACGATCCGCTCAAGCTGGTACGTGAAGGCACCAGTCAGG
Coding sequences within:
- the vgrG gene encoding type VI secretion system tip protein VgrG codes for the protein MSDPSTVPTPATPDVCTVEILIDGQAIPGTLHVQSVTVIRELNRIPSAVLQIDDGEASTGSFPASDGDLFAPGKSIEIQFGYRSQNTKVFKGKVVKQRLKVRKNGSTLSVDCYADAVKMTTSRKSKYFVEQKDSDIAGALLDAHGLANDVEATTPDLKEVVQYEASDWDFLLCRAEANGQVVLVGDDKVSVAKPKFGSTPVLKLGYGSTVLELDVEMDARWQSKGIQALSWNAADQEAIHADATEPSPPAAGNIPATDLAKVVGDDVDDIFHGGALDEAQLQAWADARLQRMRLARLRGRARCQGFAGVAPDQVVQIDGIGQRFQGKLYVSGVRQTVAGGNWETDVQFGLGHETFAETHELRPLPAGGLLPAVAGLQIGVVTQLESDPAGEDRIKCRLPLVSSSEDGIWARLATLDAGKGRGTYFRPEIGDEVIVGFLGDDPRYAVVLGQCHSSAHPAPEPAKDANQHKGYVSREKLKLTFDDEKKVIGLETPAGNKIRLSEDAKGIVLQDQNGNSITLDGDGITIESAKDLVFKAKKDVKFSGTNIELSASSGFKASGTGTVEVSGAQTKISGDATTVIKGGIVQIN
- a CDS encoding GPW/gp25 family protein — translated: MELDFLGRGWSFPPDFSGAIPGVAMLEDEADVASSLHVLLSTRPGERVMQPDYGCNLSELLFESLDTRIKTLIADKIESAVLYFESRVTLNQVTLDDSDIAEGVVLIQLAYTVKSTNSRFNFVYPYYIREGTDINLTTTNLLPDNS
- a CDS encoding PAAR domain-containing protein, which translates into the protein MGFAARVTDMIVSTATSSMPVPIIPPGDLTVLIGGLPAARMSDGCGVDVVLLGSMTVMIGGLPAARIGDPTGAGGMVTAPGCLTVLIGG